The proteins below are encoded in one region of Aeromonas veronii:
- the dsbB gene encoding disulfide bond formation protein DsbB, which translates to MIEFLRRIASHRLAWGLLAASALFLELCALFFQHVLGLHPCVMCIYERIAIFGVLAAGLLGMVSPQKWYLRWSALLLWGYSAFWGLKLALKHVDYQLNPSPFNVCEGFVDFPSWAPLDQWIPWLFFPDGDCSEITWQFLSFSMPQWLIAIFAAYLLVFVVVAVGNLVKGRCCN; encoded by the coding sequence ATGATCGAATTCCTTCGCCGTATTGCCAGCCATCGGCTGGCATGGGGGCTGCTGGCGGCCTCAGCCCTGTTCCTCGAGCTGTGCGCCCTCTTCTTCCAGCATGTGCTGGGTCTGCACCCCTGCGTCATGTGCATCTACGAGCGGATCGCCATCTTTGGCGTGCTCGCGGCCGGTCTGCTCGGCATGGTCTCCCCGCAGAAATGGTATCTGCGTTGGAGCGCCCTGCTGCTGTGGGGTTACAGCGCCTTCTGGGGTCTGAAACTGGCACTCAAACATGTGGACTATCAGCTGAATCCCTCCCCCTTCAACGTGTGCGAAGGCTTTGTCGACTTCCCGAGCTGGGCGCCACTGGATCAATGGATCCCCTGGCTCTTCTTCCCGGACGGGGACTGCAGCGAGATCACCTGGCAATTCCTGAGCTTCTCCATGCCCCAGTGGCTGATCGCCATCTTCGCCGCCTATCTGCTGGTGTTCGTGGTGGTCGCCGTCGGCAACCTGGTCAAGGGACGTTGCTGCAACTGA
- a CDS encoding YkvA family protein has protein sequence MSGKRWLIWRRLRRLYFGFRHPATPWWAKGLVILILLYGISPVDLIPDVVPLLGWLDDLSLLLVLIWGWESCLPAEVRKGLDALE, from the coding sequence TTGAGCGGCAAACGCTGGCTCATCTGGCGGCGTCTGCGCCGCCTCTATTTCGGGTTTCGCCACCCTGCTACCCCCTGGTGGGCCAAGGGGCTGGTGATCCTCATCCTGCTCTATGGCATCAGCCCGGTGGATCTCATCCCCGACGTGGTGCCGCTGCTGGGCTGGCTCGATGACCTCAGCCTGTTGCTGGTGCTGATCTGGGGCTGGGAGTCCTGTCTGCCCGCGGAGGTCAGAAAGGGGCTGGACGCGCTGGAATAA
- a CDS encoding aspartate:alanine antiporter, translating to MTIDFVTLLHQSDSLLLFVVLAFGLLLGKVRIGNFQIGNTIGVLFTALLFGQMGFQFSTSTENVGFMLFIFCVGIEAGPHFFSVFLRDGIHYITLTLVILLSALLLTVGLAKFFNLGPGMAAGILAGSLTSTPALVGAQDALRSGLLNLPHQTDMQSVLDNMGIGYALTYLVGLVGLMLVVRYLPSLARLDLNTEAQKIARERGLSDSENRKTYLPIIRAYRVGPELAAWIGGRTLRETGIYPHTGCYVERIRRNGILASPDGDAVIQEGDEIALVGYPESHEKLDVNYRNGKEVFDRNLLDLQIVTEEIVVKNDAVVGRHLVELNLTEKGCFLNRVVRSQIEMPFDRNIMLQKGDVLQISGEKQRVKLLANKIGFISIHSQTTDLVAFATFFVLGLLIGSVSLVFGQIEFGLGNAVGLLLAGILMGYLRANHPTVGYVPPGALRLAKDLGLAVFMVSTGLKAGGGILDHLSEVGMVVLFSGMLVTTLPVLVGYLFGVWVLKMNPALLLGAITGARTCAPAMDVVNEAANSSIPALGYAGTYAVANVLLTLAGSFIIGFWF from the coding sequence ATGACCATAGATTTCGTGACACTGCTGCATCAAAGCGACTCCCTGCTGCTGTTCGTGGTACTGGCCTTCGGCCTGCTGCTGGGCAAGGTACGCATCGGTAATTTCCAGATAGGCAACACCATCGGGGTACTGTTCACCGCCCTGCTGTTCGGCCAGATGGGCTTCCAGTTCTCCACCTCCACCGAAAATGTCGGCTTCATGCTGTTCATCTTCTGCGTGGGGATAGAAGCCGGGCCCCACTTCTTCAGTGTCTTCCTGCGCGATGGCATCCACTACATCACCCTGACCCTGGTGATCCTGCTGAGCGCCCTGCTGCTCACCGTGGGACTCGCCAAGTTCTTCAACCTGGGCCCCGGCATGGCCGCCGGCATCCTGGCGGGCTCCCTCACTTCGACCCCGGCGCTGGTCGGCGCCCAGGACGCCCTGCGCAGCGGGTTGCTCAACCTGCCCCACCAGACCGACATGCAATCCGTGCTCGACAACATGGGGATCGGCTATGCCCTGACCTATCTGGTGGGTCTGGTGGGCCTGATGCTGGTGGTACGCTACCTGCCCTCCCTGGCGAGGCTGGATCTCAACACCGAGGCGCAGAAGATTGCCCGCGAGCGGGGACTCTCCGACAGCGAGAACCGCAAGACTTACCTGCCCATCATCCGCGCCTACCGCGTCGGCCCCGAGCTTGCGGCCTGGATTGGCGGCCGCACACTGCGCGAGACCGGCATCTATCCCCACACGGGCTGTTATGTGGAACGTATTCGCCGCAACGGCATCCTGGCGAGCCCGGATGGTGATGCGGTGATCCAGGAAGGGGACGAGATCGCACTGGTGGGCTACCCCGAGAGCCACGAGAAGCTGGACGTCAACTATCGCAACGGCAAGGAGGTGTTTGACCGCAACCTGCTGGACCTGCAGATCGTCACCGAAGAGATCGTCGTGAAGAATGACGCTGTGGTCGGCCGCCATCTGGTGGAGCTCAACCTCACCGAGAAGGGCTGCTTCCTCAACCGGGTGGTGCGCTCCCAGATAGAGATGCCCTTTGATCGCAACATCATGCTGCAAAAGGGTGACGTGCTGCAGATCAGCGGCGAGAAGCAGCGGGTCAAACTGCTGGCCAACAAGATTGGCTTCATCAGCATTCACAGTCAAACCACGGATCTGGTGGCCTTCGCGACCTTCTTCGTGTTGGGCCTGCTCATCGGCTCCGTCTCCCTGGTGTTCGGCCAGATAGAGTTCGGCCTTGGCAACGCGGTCGGCCTGTTGCTGGCGGGGATCCTGATGGGCTATCTCAGGGCCAACCACCCCACGGTGGGCTATGTGCCGCCAGGAGCATTGCGCCTTGCCAAGGATCTCGGTCTCGCCGTCTTCATGGTGAGCACCGGTCTCAAGGCCGGTGGCGGCATCCTGGATCACCTGAGCGAGGTGGGTATGGTTGTGCTCTTCTCCGGCATGCTGGTCACCACCCTGCCGGTGCTGGTGGGCTACCTGTTCGGGGTCTGGGTACTGAAGATGAACCCGGCCCTGCTGCTCGGGGCCATCACCGGGGCTCGTACCTGCGCTCCGGCCATGGACGTGGTCAACGAGGCCGCCAACAGCTCCATCCCGGCGCTCGGCTATGCGGGCACCTATGCGGTAGCCAACGTCTTGCTGACGCTGGCGGGCTCCTTCATCATCGGCTTCTGGTTCTAG
- the nhaB gene encoding Na(+)/H(+) antiporter NhaB, with product MPISLGHAFARNFLGNAPKWYKIAIVLFLLINPIVFHIDPFLAGWLLVVEFIFTLAMALKCYPLQPGGLLAIEAVLIGMTSADQIKHELVANIEVLLLLVFMVAGIYFMKQLLLYVFTKMLVRIHSKTLLSLAFCLVSAFLSAFLDALTVIAVVISVATGFYAIYHKVASKEEASNLHDDDEGIDELTRQHLNEFRAFLRSLMMHAAIGTALGGVCTLVGEPQNLIIGEQAGWHFGEFAIRMSPVTIPVFICGLLTCILVEKFRWFGYGTKLPEPVRRIMEEYEQEEDAQRTPQEKAKLIVQALIAVWLITGLALHLAAVGLIGLTVIVLATSFTGITEEHALGKAFHEALPFTALLTVFFSVVAVIIDQQLFKPVIQWVLAANPEDQLALFYIANGLLSMVSDNVFVGTVYINEVKTALLNGAISREHFDLLAVAINTGTNLPSVATPNGQAAFLFMLTSALAPLLRLSYGRMVWMALPYTLVLGLVGFFAVEQLLAPATEWFYQAGWLMQGGAAPALVPAAH from the coding sequence ATGCCAATCAGCCTAGGGCACGCTTTTGCAAGGAACTTTTTGGGCAACGCCCCTAAATGGTACAAAATTGCCATCGTCTTGTTTTTGCTGATCAATCCGATCGTCTTCCACATTGATCCCTTCCTGGCTGGCTGGCTGCTGGTCGTCGAATTCATCTTCACTCTGGCCATGGCCCTCAAGTGCTATCCGCTGCAACCCGGCGGCCTGCTGGCCATCGAGGCCGTGTTGATCGGCATGACCTCCGCCGACCAGATCAAGCATGAGCTGGTCGCCAATATCGAAGTGCTGCTGCTGCTGGTGTTCATGGTGGCAGGCATCTACTTCATGAAGCAGCTGCTGCTCTATGTCTTCACCAAGATGCTTGTACGCATCCATTCCAAGACCCTGCTCTCCCTCGCGTTTTGCCTGGTCTCGGCCTTCCTGTCAGCCTTCCTCGATGCGTTGACCGTGATCGCCGTGGTGATCAGCGTCGCCACCGGCTTCTACGCCATCTATCACAAGGTGGCCTCGAAGGAAGAGGCAAGCAATCTGCACGATGACGATGAAGGCATCGATGAATTGACCCGCCAACATCTGAACGAGTTTCGTGCCTTCCTGCGCAGCCTGATGATGCATGCCGCCATCGGTACCGCCCTCGGGGGTGTCTGTACGCTGGTGGGGGAACCCCAAAACCTCATCATCGGCGAGCAGGCCGGCTGGCACTTCGGCGAATTTGCCATCCGCATGTCCCCGGTGACCATCCCCGTCTTCATTTGCGGCCTGCTCACCTGCATTCTGGTGGAGAAATTCCGCTGGTTTGGCTATGGCACCAAGCTGCCCGAGCCGGTGCGCCGCATCATGGAAGAGTACGAGCAGGAAGAAGATGCACAGCGTACCCCGCAAGAGAAGGCCAAGCTCATCGTCCAGGCGCTGATCGCCGTCTGGCTCATCACCGGGTTGGCATTGCACCTGGCGGCCGTGGGTCTCATCGGCCTGACAGTCATCGTGCTGGCCACCTCCTTCACCGGTATCACCGAAGAGCATGCCCTCGGCAAAGCTTTCCATGAGGCTCTGCCCTTCACCGCCCTGCTCACCGTCTTCTTCAGCGTGGTGGCGGTGATCATCGATCAGCAACTGTTCAAACCGGTGATCCAGTGGGTACTGGCCGCCAATCCCGAGGATCAGCTCGCCCTCTTCTATATCGCCAACGGCCTGCTCTCCATGGTGAGCGACAACGTCTTCGTCGGCACCGTTTACATCAACGAGGTGAAGACGGCCCTGCTCAATGGCGCCATCAGCCGTGAGCATTTCGATCTGCTGGCGGTGGCCATCAACACCGGCACCAACCTGCCTTCGGTCGCGACCCCCAATGGTCAGGCTGCCTTCCTGTTCATGCTGACCTCGGCGCTGGCGCCCCTGTTGCGCCTCTCCTATGGCCGCATGGTGTGGATGGCGCTGCCCTATACCCTAGTATTGGGATTGGTGGGTTTCTTCGCGGTGGAACAGCTGCTCGCCCCGGCCACCGAGTGGTTTTATCAGGCTGGCTGGTTGATGCAGGGAGGGGCGGCCCCCGCCCTGGTGCCTGCGGCACATTGA
- a CDS encoding DedA family protein: MDLILFAIDFILHVDVHLKELFENYGVWVYAILFLIIFCETGLVVTPFLPGDSLLFAAGALTVGSALDVHTLAAVLIAAAVLGNVVNYTIGHFFGEQLFRNPDSKIFRRDYLVKTHAFYAKHGGKTIIITRFLPIVRTFAPFVAGMGAMTYPRFLAFNLVGGLLWVLSFVYAGHFFGNLPVVRHNFTLLIFGIIGVSLLPMIIGMVKARRSAGKPAS; encoded by the coding sequence ATGGATCTGATCCTGTTTGCGATTGACTTTATTCTGCACGTCGACGTGCATCTGAAAGAGCTGTTTGAAAACTATGGCGTCTGGGTATACGCCATCCTGTTCCTCATCATCTTCTGTGAAACCGGCCTGGTGGTGACCCCCTTCCTGCCCGGGGATTCCCTGCTGTTTGCCGCCGGGGCGCTCACCGTGGGCAGTGCGCTGGATGTACACACCCTGGCCGCCGTGCTGATCGCCGCCGCCGTGCTTGGCAACGTGGTGAATTACACCATAGGGCACTTCTTCGGGGAGCAGCTGTTTCGCAATCCGGATTCGAAGATCTTTCGCCGCGACTACCTGGTGAAGACCCACGCCTTCTATGCCAAGCATGGTGGCAAGACCATCATCATCACCCGCTTCTTGCCCATAGTGCGCACCTTCGCCCCCTTCGTGGCGGGCATGGGAGCCATGACCTATCCGCGCTTCCTGGCCTTCAATCTGGTGGGGGGGCTGTTGTGGGTGCTCTCCTTCGTCTATGCCGGCCACTTCTTCGGCAACCTGCCTGTGGTGCGCCACAACTTCACCCTGCTCATCTTCGGCATCATCGGAGTCTCCTTGCTGCCCATGATCATCGGTATGGTGAAAGCCAGGCGCAGTGCGGGCAAGCCCGCCTCCTGA
- the uvrB gene encoding excinuclease ABC subunit UvrB, with protein MSKLFQLASQFQPAGDQPAAIARLLDGIESGLAHQTLLGVTGSGKTFTMANVIATLNRPTMILAPNKTLAAQLYGEMKEFFPENSVEYFVSYYDYYQPEAYVPTTDTFIEKDASINDHIEQMRLSATKALLERRDVVIVASVSAIYGLGDPQAYLSMMLHLKVGDVINQRDILRRLAELQYTRNDVAFQRGTFRVRGEVIDIYPAESDKLALRVELFDEEVERLSQFDPLTGAIEQTVVRYTIYPKTHYATPRETILGAIDHIKEELKGRREQLMSLNKLVEEQRITQRTQFDIEMMQELGYCSGIENYSRYLSGRAPGEPPPTLFDYLPGDGLLIIDESHVTVPQIGAMFKGDRSRKETLVEYGFRLPSALDNRPLKFDEFEALMPQTVFVSATPGPYELEKSGGDVVQQVVRPTGLLDPEIEVRPVTTQVDDLLSEIRLRVAVEERVLVTTLTKRMAEDLTEYLADHDVRVRYLHSDIDTVERVEIIRDLRLGKFDVLVGINLLREGLDMPEVSLVAILDADKEGFLRSTRSLIQTIGRAARNLNGKVILYGDTITNSMKVAIEETERRRALQHAHNLEHGITPKGLNKSVGDVMDMGGSRTAGKSAKGARKAAEPQGEYHARSASEISKEIKRMEEQMFQHARDLEFEQAAAMRDQIQRLRSELIES; from the coding sequence ATGAGCAAGTTATTTCAGTTGGCCAGCCAGTTTCAACCCGCAGGGGATCAGCCCGCGGCGATCGCCCGCCTGCTCGATGGCATCGAGTCGGGGCTCGCCCACCAGACGCTGCTCGGGGTAACCGGCTCGGGCAAGACCTTTACCATGGCCAACGTGATCGCCACCCTCAATCGCCCCACCATGATACTGGCGCCGAACAAGACCCTGGCCGCCCAGCTCTATGGAGAGATGAAGGAGTTCTTCCCAGAGAATTCTGTGGAGTATTTCGTCTCCTACTACGACTACTACCAGCCGGAAGCCTATGTGCCGACCACGGACACCTTCATCGAGAAGGATGCCTCCATCAATGATCACATCGAGCAGATGCGGCTGTCGGCCACCAAGGCGCTGCTGGAGCGGCGCGATGTGGTAATCGTCGCCTCCGTTTCGGCCATCTATGGCCTCGGAGACCCCCAAGCCTACCTCAGCATGATGCTGCACCTCAAAGTGGGGGATGTGATCAACCAGCGGGACATCCTGCGCCGCCTCGCCGAGCTGCAATATACCCGCAACGACGTGGCCTTCCAGCGTGGCACCTTCCGGGTGCGGGGAGAGGTGATCGACATCTATCCCGCCGAATCGGACAAGCTGGCCCTGCGGGTGGAGCTGTTTGACGAGGAAGTGGAGCGGCTTTCCCAGTTCGATCCCCTGACCGGCGCCATCGAGCAGACGGTGGTGCGCTACACCATTTATCCCAAGACGCACTATGCCACGCCGCGGGAGACCATCCTCGGGGCCATCGATCACATCAAGGAGGAGCTCAAGGGGCGTCGCGAGCAGTTGATGAGCCTGAACAAGCTGGTGGAGGAGCAACGCATCACCCAGCGTACCCAGTTCGACATCGAGATGATGCAGGAGCTGGGTTACTGCTCCGGCATCGAGAACTACAGCCGCTATCTGTCCGGACGCGCCCCCGGCGAGCCGCCGCCCACGCTGTTCGACTACCTGCCGGGGGACGGCCTGCTCATCATCGACGAGTCCCACGTGACCGTGCCCCAGATTGGCGCCATGTTCAAGGGTGACCGCTCGCGCAAGGAGACGCTGGTGGAGTACGGCTTCCGTCTCCCCTCGGCGCTGGACAACCGGCCGCTGAAGTTCGACGAATTTGAAGCCCTGATGCCCCAGACGGTGTTTGTCTCGGCGACTCCCGGCCCCTACGAGCTGGAGAAGTCCGGTGGCGACGTGGTGCAGCAGGTGGTGCGTCCGACCGGGTTGCTGGATCCCGAGATCGAGGTGCGCCCGGTCACCACCCAGGTGGACGATCTGCTCTCCGAAATCCGCTTGCGGGTCGCGGTGGAGGAGCGGGTGCTGGTCACGACGCTCACCAAGCGGATGGCGGAGGATCTGACCGAATATCTGGCGGATCACGACGTGCGGGTGCGCTACCTGCACTCGGACATCGATACCGTGGAGCGGGTGGAGATCATCCGGGATCTGCGTCTCGGCAAGTTCGATGTGCTGGTGGGCATCAACCTGCTGCGCGAAGGGCTCGACATGCCGGAGGTCTCCCTGGTCGCGATTCTGGATGCGGATAAAGAGGGCTTCCTGCGCTCCACCCGTTCTCTCATCCAGACCATAGGCCGGGCGGCCCGCAACCTCAACGGCAAGGTGATCCTCTACGGGGATACCATCACCAACTCCATGAAGGTGGCCATCGAGGAGACGGAGCGGCGCCGCGCCCTGCAGCATGCCCACAACCTCGAGCACGGCATCACGCCGAAGGGGCTCAACAAGTCGGTGGGGGATGTGATGGACATGGGGGGCAGCCGCACGGCGGGCAAATCGGCCAAGGGGGCTCGCAAGGCCGCCGAGCCGCAAGGGGAGTACCATGCCCGCTCCGCCAGCGAGATCAGCAAGGAGATCAAACGGATGGAAGAGCAGATGTTCCAGCACGCCCGGGATCTGGAGTTCGAGCAGGCCGCCGCCATGCGGGATCAGATCCAGCGGCTGCGCAGCGAGTTGATCGAGAGTTGA